In the genome of Streptomyces sp. P3, the window GGCCGTGGACGACCAGCTGATCGACGAGCTGGTGGGCCGAGCCCAGGCCGAGGGCTTGCAGCTGGCCGGCGAGGGCGGACTTCTCCAGCAACTGACCAAGCGGCTGTTGGAGTCGGCCCTGGAGGGCGAGATCACCGACCACCTCGGATATGACAAGCACGACCCGGCGGGCAAGGACGGCGGCAACTCCCGCAACGGCAAACGCTCCAAGACCGTGCTGACCGATGTCGGCCCGGCACGACGAACGCGATCGAGTCGGTGAACGCGCGGATCCGCCGGGCAGTCAAGGACCGCGGACACTTCCCCAACGAGCAGGCTGCGTGGGGAAAAGCGGCTACATGGCAATCATGTCGCTCGATCCCACCGGCAAAGGTCAGGCCCGCTGGACCATGCGCTGGAAGACCGCACTGAACGCCTTCGACATCACCTTCGATGGCCGCCTCTCAGCGGCCCCGTCAGTAACCCCAACTAGCCCAGTTGGACCACTCGTTTGACAGACCCCGAGGGAGCCCTCGTCCGAGCACAATGTGCCCGGATGCTCAAAGATGTCGGCTTCTGTGCCGCATAACGATCGGTCGGAGTTACATCCAGGATGTGTCAAGGGCCGGGAGTGAGCGTGCTCAGTGTTTCTGGGTGGGGGTGGTGTGAGGGGCGGGAGGATGAGTGGGTGCTGTCCCGGGTCCGAGGTCTGACTCATGATATTTCTGACCGAAGTGTCCCGCTGTCACAGTGTCGGCCGATGGTCGGGGATGGCGCGTTGTCGGTACCGGGCTGGCGGGGCGTGTCCCGATAGGGGCCTGCCGATTGCCGTGGCGTCCTCACGATTCTGACCGTCCGACGCGGCCCGGTACCGGCAACGCGACACGTCATAGGACTGGGAAGGGATCGAGTATGGCGAATTCGACCACGTCCAGTACGTTGCCTGCTCCGAAGTCCCGCCGTCGCCCTCCGGCGGGGGAGGTGGTGCTGGGAGTGGATACGCATCGTGATGCGCATGTGGCTTCGGTGCTCTCCTTGACGGGGGCGGTGTTGGCCACCGGTGAGTTCCCGGCCAGCGCGGCTGGATACCGGGATCTGCTGAAATGGGTCAGGAAGTCGGGAGCCGTGAGGCGGGCCGGGGTGGAGGGGACCGGCTCCTACGGGGCATCCCTGACCCGCTATCTGCTGGCCCAGGGCATAGACGTGTTTGACGTGAACTGGATGGACCGAGCGGATCGCCGTCGGCGCGGCAAATCGGATCCACTCGATGCCCAGAACGCGGCGCGAGCCGTATTGAGCGGACGTGCCTGTGCTCGGGCGAAAGCGGGCGACGGGCCGGCGCAGATCGCCAGGATGTACAGACTCACGAAGGCGTCGGCGGTCAAAGCGCGTACCCAGGCTATCAACCAGCTGAAGGCCGTTCTTGTTACTGCTGACCCTGCCTTACGGGAAGAGCTGGCCGGACTGGGAAATGCCGAACTCTTCCGTATCTGTGCGCGGTTCACGGACGTGGGCGGGCACGAGGAGGTCGGTGACGAGTCTGTGCTGCAGGCCACTCGGATCACGCTGGGTCTGCTGGCTCACCGGATCGGCCAGCTCTCCGAGCAGATCCGCGATGTGGAAGCTCGTCTGGCCCGTCTCGTCAAATGTCACGCCCCGCAGCTGCTCGACGTGGTGGGGGTCGGTCCGGACACGGCGGTCGCTTTGCTGATCACGGTGGGGGACAACCCGGAACGCCTGGACAGTGAGGCGTCCTTCGCCGCCCTGTGCGGGGTCAGTCCTGTCGAGCGTTCCTCGGGACGCCGGCAGTTCCGTCGCCTCAATCGGGGTGGCGATCGTCAGGCAAATGCCGCGCTCCATCGCATCGTGTTCACCCGTCTGCGGGTTGATCCGCGCACTCAGGTCTACTACGAGCGTCGGATCAAGGAGGGCAAGACCCGGCGTGAAATCGTCCGTTGCCTCAAACGCTATGCGGCCCGGGAGGTCTTCCACCTGGTCAAACAGCTGCAACCAGCACCCCGCTCATAGGGGCTGTCGTGACAGGTGAGGATTCCCGTCGGATTGCTCCGGCGGGGGTCCTGCGTAGACGGGGACCCGATACAACGACGCCCCGCTGGCTTGCTGCGGCGGGGCGTCGTCGTGCGAATATTCCGTTGATGTTGCGGGCGTCAGGCACTCAGGCCGGACGGGTGTCAGTCCGAGAAGTCGAGGCTCTCCTGACCAGGGCCGGGGGCGCGTCGAGACTTCCGCGGCGGTTTCGGTTCCTTGGTTGCGTAGGCAGGTACGGGCAGGATGCCCTCGCCCCCTAGGTCGTCGGTGCTGATGAGCGGGCCGCTGCTCACGGCGTCCAGCAGCCGGGCCTGTCGGGGTTCGAGGGCTACGAGGAGCCCGAGCGCGTTGATGAGGTCAATAAGGTCAACGGTCCACCGAGCAGGCCAGGTCGGGGGAAGGATGTCGTTCAACGGGGTCTGTCGTTCCACGTCTGGCTTGCGCTTGCGGAAGCTGAACCACTTGCGGATCACCTGCACCCCGCCGATCCGATAGTCCCAGACTTCCGGCGCCACCGGACGTATGCAGCCCTTGCCCACCGTGAGGGTTCGCGTGGACGCGTCGTAGGAGATGTCCTCAGGTAACCCGTCGTGCTCTCCGATCACGACGACGCATTCCGGTTGTTCCTCCGGGGGAAGCCTGGGGGACGAGCCAGGTGAACTGTCGTGGTGGGAGGCGAAGCGCTGGCCGTACGTGTGGATCCACACCGTGCGCCTGCCCACTTCCACGAGCTCCGCCCATAGGGCCGGGTCGCGTGTTATGGGGATACGGGCACCGCGCTCGGCGAGGTTCGCGGCGAAGCGGCGGGTGTAGCCGCTGTGGCCGGCTGTTCCCGCGATGTACGCGAAGAGGTCCTCGGCGGTGACCGTCACGCCGTGCGTCTTGGTGAGCAGCCGCAGCAGGCCAGGGGTGACATTTGGTTCAGCCTGGTGGGGGTGGCGGTAAAGAGGGGCGACGCGGCCGCCTTCGGTGCCTTTGAAGTGATGAATGTCGGGCAGGAGGGCGGTGAAACTCACCGCTGGCCCCGGACGGCCTGATTCCGTGTGGAGTTCGGACAGGTAGATCTGACGCTGGTCGTTGTGGGCGAACCACAAGGCCGGCCGCGGTCGGTCGATCACTCTACGGTCCGCGATGATGTACTGCCGGTCGAACGTCATCCGTCCGTACTTGACGATGACCGGAACCCTCTCTTTCTCTGCGGCAAGACTGCCCGTCTCCTGCTGGCCGGGCAGTGGTGGTTCCAGCTTGTCCGGGCGGCGGTCTCCGGTGCTCTTCATCAGCTCCGCTTTGGCGTCTGCCGGAGCCTGGACGAGCCTGTGCCAGCGCCTCTCCAGAACGTCCCGGCTGGGTGAGACGGGCCAGTTGCGGTTGTTCTTGTTGCCGGAGCTCGTCCAGGGCAGCAGGGCGTTCACCGGTGGCATTGCCGACCACTCGGAGTCGGACGTGACGTGAAAGGGCGCGGTCCACTGTGTGGGGCAGAGCTGCCAGGAGGTCCCTTCGCGATGGCCGTCGAGGCCAAGCCCTTCCAGCCAGTCGAACTTCTCCTCGCGTGTGCCCGCGGGGACGTCGAGTCGCCAGACCCGTGCCGGTGTATCCGCATCCGGGGCGCCATGGCGGACGAAGACGGCGATGCAGATCTCCCGCTTGACATCCTGGAAGACACGGGTGCGCGTGTCGGAGTAGGCGCCCTCGGGGGAGAGACCGATGACCCAGCCCTCGTCGGCGACCTCGCGCAGGTAGTGGCGCATGCCGGCCGAGCCCTCGCTGTCCAGGTATCCGGAGTTGGTGATGAGGGCAACGATCCCGCTGGGGGCCTTCGGCGCTCCCGAGGCGGTCAACTGGTCGAAGACCTTCCAGGTGGACCACGCCCAGAAGTAGACGTAGAGGTTGTCGAGGGCGTATCCGATGCGTCCGTTGTCCTCTGGGTGGAAGCGGGCGAGGATCGGGCCCTGGCCGTTCGGGTTGCCCTCTGTGACCCAGCGTCCGACGCCCGACTGTCTCGCACCCCGCAGGTAGGGCGGATTGCCGATGACCACCATGACCTTCTCGTCCGCCTTGATCTTGTTCGCCATTCGGCGGTGGCGGGCGATCGCCTCGTACATGAAGCCCAGGTGGTGCTCGACGGCGGGATCGTCGAGTGTGTCGGCCACCAGAAGCCTCGGCGGGCGGCGCGTGATGTCGGCGTCGTGGGACCGGAAGGCGTGGTGCACACGGAGTTCGGCGACGGCGTACGGCCCGGTCTGTTTCTCCAGCCCGACCAGTCGGCCCGAGAGCTCCCGGAGAAGCCCGGACTTGAGCGTGCTGCCGTACTTCAGTGACAGGGACTTGGCGACGTGGTCGATGATGTTGATGAGGAAGGTCCCGGTGCCCATGGCCGGATCGACGACGGTGACGTCCTCGCTTCCGTAGCCGTCCTCCTGGCCGAGCCGGTCACGCAGCACCTCGTCGGTGAAGCCGACCATGAAGCGGACGACCTCGCCAGCCGTGTAGTAAGTACCCGTCCGCCGTCGCAGTTCCGGGTCGTAGGCGCCCAGAAAGCCCTCGTACAGGTGGAGGTAGGCGTCTCCGGTCTCGTCCTTGAACATCTCGGGGTCGACGGCCGATAAGACGTCGATCAGCGGGTCGATGATGCCCCGCAGATCGTCGAGGGCGTCGTCCGTCAGCACCGCCAGCGCCTTGCCCATCAAGGAATGCCGCTTGCCCAGTCGGATCGCGACCTCGGGAAGCGTGAGCCTGCCCAGATCAATGTGCTCAAGGCGAGCCAGCAGCATGGCAAAAGTCAGCGTCTGACTGTATTGGTCCGCGAACTCCTCCGGGCGAGCATCGGGAAAGAGCAGGTCCTTCCAGTTGTCGGCCAGGATCGAGAACGCAGCGTCAGCCTCCCCGTGCTCCTCGCGGGTGAGACGCTCGGTGACCTCGTCACGCAGCAGGGCGCAGATTCCCGCGATGCGCTTGACCAGTTCGTTGATGCTGTCGTGGACGATGGGCGCTGGCAGGAAGAAGTGCGTGAGGGCACGCTCGAACCCGGTGTCCGCGACGACGAGTTGCCGACTACCGGAATCAAGGTCTCCGACCAGGATTCCGGTCGGGCCGACCTGTACGCCGCCCACTGGTATCCGTCGGTGTACAGCACATTGTGGAGTGCCTTGATCTTCTCCCACTGCTTGCGGTCGTGGCTCTTCACCGACCACTTCTCCGGATCGGCCCCCGAGCCCGGCTGCTTCAGCTCGACGTGCCCTATGGTCCTGCCGCCGCAGGCGATGGCGAAGTCGGGCCGGATCCCGAGTTCCTTGATGCGACTCTGACCGTGGACGATGAGCTTGAGGCGTTGCCGCGAGGCCATGCCGCGCAGCAGATGCTCCACCGGCGCGGTCAGGCTGTCCTCCTTACTGCTGACCGCCCCTGCGGGACCTTGCAGCTTGGCCCTGACCTCCTCGCCGAACTTTGCAACGAGGTCCGCTACCGATCCGGTCGTGCCCTTTCCCGCCCAGACGTCCCCTCTTGCCATCGGCCCCCCAAGGTTGCACCCACGCCGACGATCAGACCCATACAGAATGCCCATGACATCTCAAGCAGCAAACACCAGCGGATGTAGGTTGATTGGTGACATGCCGCCAAAGCCCCGTGTACGGAGGTGGGTTGGATCGTCAGCTGGGAGTGCCTCCCGGGCGTGCGTCAACGTGCGGAGCGCAATCAGTTGACGGTACGGCGATCTTGCAGGAACGCTGGGGCGATCGCGGGGGCAGCGTGCGTGCGTCAAACGAAGCCATCATGGCTGCGGGGCTCCTGGTATGTCCCCGCTGCTGCGCTCGGAGATCGACCACGTCGCCACCCGCGAGCTGGGCCGTGCAGCGGTGCTCAGCGCGGTCGACGACATCCGACATTGGGTGCGACGAGGCCGTGCCGTTCTGTCTGAGATCACGGATGATCATCTGAGTGCCACCCAGTCGGTGCGCGCCCGCAATCGCGGCTCAGGGGCCGTAGGGGCTCCAGTGCCCGAGGAAGGACCTGAGGTCGTCGGCTCGTGGTTCGGGGATGTCGGGCAGTCGGGGCGGTGTGTTCAATGGGTCGAGGCGCTCGACGGTGGATGCGGCCCAGCTGATCCATGCTTCGGCTTCGGTTCTGGTCTGCCCCGGTGGCATGGCCTCGACTCGCGTGCGTACCGCGCTCACGTACTCCGTAAGTCCGGTGGCGTGGCGCCATGCCGCTTCCTGCGCTTCAAAGTGTCTGAAGCGGTACGCCTCGGCGTACCGGATGCGGGCGTCTTCCATGGCGGCTTCCCAGCGGATGCGCTTCTGGCGTGCGGCTTCGATCTCGTCGAGACGTCTGCGTTCGGCGGCTTCGCCGCGGAGGGTGACCTCCTGTGCGATCTCGGCGAGCTGCTCTTCGAGGGCGCGGCCGGGGGCGTCGGCCCATTCGCTCGCCCGGTGTGGCTGGCCGCCGCTGAGGACAAAGCGAAGGCGTTCGGATGGGGTGTAGTCGAAGCGGGGGATCCTGACCCAGGAGTGCTTCTTGGCGTCGGCGAGTTCCTTCTCGGTGGCAACGTGCTCGGTCCGGTCCTGCTCCTGGAGGACGAGAAACCCAACGGGCTGGCCCTGTGCCGTGATGGTGAAGTGAGGATGTGCCCTGCGGCGGCGATGAGACGGGGGCGCGAAGCCGGTGGCTCCCGCCGAACAGGAGTGTCCTTCGGCCTCGGCGGCGGTGATCAGAGCCTGGATGAGCCAGAGAGCACGTCCTTGGACGGGCTTGGTCAGGCCGAGCGGCTGGCGTTCGTTCTGCATGGCCCGGATAACGGTGTGCGGCCGAGTGAGTCGGGCGGGCACGGGGACGGGGTCGAGGAGGGCAAGGCGCCAGGCGGGGATGTCGACGAGTTTGATCTCATACCCGCCGCTGCACCAACCCCCGTACAGCTCCTTCATCTCCGGAATCCTTCCGGATCTGCGTGCGGCGGCGACGCGGGACGGCCACTTCTCCAAGTCGGGACCGCTGCCGCTCTTGACGATTCGGCCGCCGGCCTCCCCGAGCTCCTGTAACAGCTGCTCCGTGAGCGTCACACGAGGCTGTGAGGGAGGGTCTGGCTTCCGCCCGGCGGCCGGAGTTGCCTGTGCTCGGGTGACCTGGGGTCGTGGGGCGGCGGCCTGAGTCTTCCGCGAGCGTGATCCGCGGGGAGGGTATGTGCCGTGTGCCAGGTAGTGCTGGCCGGCGCTCGTCAGGGCGACGCTCCACTGCCCGGCCTTCCGGGAGACCGTCACCAGACCCCGGTTGTGCAGTGCCTGACAGGTGGTCTTGTAGGAGCTCGTCTCCCATACGCCGGCAGGACACCCGGCCCCCACCCACTGCAACACCGAGAGCTGCCGCTCATTGACCCACCGTTCCAATGGTCCCCCTTCGACTCGAAGTGACGTACGACGGCGGCATGATGTCAGTTCCGTTGGCAGGCGACCGGTGCTTCGACTCGATTCGTCCGAACGAGCGAGCTGACGTGGCTGCAAGCCGGATAGACGGAGAACGGTAGGTGGGTGCTGTCCTGCGGCGGGGTCTGACTCCTGAGATGCCTGACCAGAGTGTCCTGCTCACACTGTGTCGACCACCGGCCGGGGGCGGTGCGTTGCTGGTCTCGGGCTGACCGGGCGTGTCTCGATAGGGGCTTGCCGGAAAGGCGTCATCACGATTCTGACCGTCCGCACGGCCCGGTACCGGCTAGCGATAAGCCGTCAGCCTGAAAGGGAACGAGCGTGATCGGCACACCCTCCGCTTCGCGTTCTCGTCGCCGCCGGTCGGCGAGGGAGGTGGTCCTGGGAGTGGACACGCACCGGGATGCCCATGTGGCCGCCGTGCTCTCCCTGGTGGGGGAAGTGATCGGCACCGAGGAGTTCCCGGCCAGTGCGGCTGGATACCGGGACCTGCTGGGGTGGGCCAGGGCGTCGGGTACGGTGCGGCGGGCCGGAGT includes:
- a CDS encoding IS110 family transposase; its protein translation is MANSTTSSTLPAPKSRRRPPAGEVVLGVDTHRDAHVASVLSLTGAVLATGEFPASAAGYRDLLKWVRKSGAVRRAGVEGTGSYGASLTRYLLAQGIDVFDVNWMDRADRRRRGKSDPLDAQNAARAVLSGRACARAKAGDGPAQIARMYRLTKASAVKARTQAINQLKAVLVTADPALREELAGLGNAELFRICARFTDVGGHEEVGDESVLQATRITLGLLAHRIGQLSEQIRDVEARLARLVKCHAPQLLDVVGVGPDTAVALLITVGDNPERLDSEASFAALCGVSPVERSSGRRQFRRLNRGGDRQANAALHRIVFTRLRVDPRTQVYYERRIKEGKTRREIVRCLKRYAAREVFHLVKQLQPAPRS
- a CDS encoding type ISP restriction/modification enzyme, which gives rise to MGGVQVGPTGILVGDLDSGSRQLVVADTGFERALTHFFLPAPIVHDSINELVKRIAGICALLRDEVTERLTREEHGEADAAFSILADNWKDLLFPDARPEEFADQYSQTLTFAMLLARLEHIDLGRLTLPEVAIRLGKRHSLMGKALAVLTDDALDDLRGIIDPLIDVLSAVDPEMFKDETGDAYLHLYEGFLGAYDPELRRRTGTYYTAGEVVRFMVGFTDEVLRDRLGQEDGYGSEDVTVVDPAMGTGTFLINIIDHVAKSLSLKYGSTLKSGLLRELSGRLVGLEKQTGPYAVAELRVHHAFRSHDADITRRPPRLLVADTLDDPAVEHHLGFMYEAIARHRRMANKIKADEKVMVVIGNPPYLRGARQSGVGRWVTEGNPNGQGPILARFHPEDNGRIGYALDNLYVYFWAWSTWKVFDQLTASGAPKAPSGIVALITNSGYLDSEGSAGMRHYLREVADEGWVIGLSPEGAYSDTRTRVFQDVKREICIAVFVRHGAPDADTPARVWRLDVPAGTREEKFDWLEGLGLDGHREGTSWQLCPTQWTAPFHVTSDSEWSAMPPVNALLPWTSSGNKNNRNWPVSPSRDVLERRWHRLVQAPADAKAELMKSTGDRRPDKLEPPLPGQQETGSLAAEKERVPVIVKYGRMTFDRQYIIADRRVIDRPRPALWFAHNDQRQIYLSELHTESGRPGPAVSFTALLPDIHHFKGTEGGRVAPLYRHPHQAEPNVTPGLLRLLTKTHGVTVTAEDLFAYIAGTAGHSGYTRRFAANLAERGARIPITRDPALWAELVEVGRRTVWIHTYGQRFASHHDSSPGSSPRLPPEEQPECVVVIGEHDGLPEDISYDASTRTLTVGKGCIRPVAPEVWDYRIGGVQVIRKWFSFRKRKPDVERQTPLNDILPPTWPARWTVDLIDLINALGLLVALEPRQARLLDAVSSGPLISTDDLGGEGILPVPAYATKEPKPPRKSRRAPGPGQESLDFSD